A stretch of Schaalia odontolytica DNA encodes these proteins:
- a CDS encoding superoxide dismutase, with amino-acid sequence MTVYTLPELPYDYAALEPHISGRIMELHHSKHHANYVAGANAALEKLAAARESGDFAAINLWEKNLAFNLGGHTNHSIFWTNMTGEGASRPEGELGAAIDEFFGSFESFQAQFAAAALGLQGSGWAVLAWDTVGKRLVTYQMTDQQGNIPVATVPLLMIDMWEHAFYLDYLNVKADYVKAWWNLVNWENVASRFQAARLSSGLVNAHSALTDLGTQAIDTVKGWWKN; translated from the coding sequence ATGACCGTCTACACCCTGCCCGAACTTCCCTACGATTACGCCGCTCTCGAGCCCCACATTTCCGGCCGCATCATGGAGCTGCACCACTCCAAGCACCACGCCAACTACGTGGCCGGCGCGAACGCGGCCCTTGAGAAGCTGGCTGCCGCCCGCGAGTCCGGTGACTTCGCCGCGATCAACCTGTGGGAGAAGAACCTGGCCTTCAACCTGGGCGGTCACACCAACCACTCCATCTTCTGGACCAACATGACCGGCGAGGGCGCCTCGCGCCCCGAGGGTGAGCTCGGCGCCGCCATCGACGAGTTCTTCGGCTCCTTTGAGTCCTTCCAGGCTCAGTTTGCCGCCGCAGCCCTGGGCCTGCAGGGCTCCGGCTGGGCCGTCCTCGCGTGGGACACCGTCGGCAAGCGCCTCGTGACCTACCAGATGACCGACCAGCAGGGCAACATCCCGGTCGCGACCGTTCCGCTGCTCATGATCGACATGTGGGAGCACGCCTTCTACCTGGATTACCTCAACGTCAAGGCCGACTACGTCAAGGCCTGGTGGAACCTGGTGAACTGGGAGAACGTCGCCTCCCGCTTCCAGGCCGCTCGCCTGTCCTCCGGCCTGGTCAACGCCCACTCCGCGCTGACCGACCTGGGCACGCAGGCCATCGACACCGTCAAGGGCTGGTGGAAGAACTGA
- a CDS encoding DUF808 domain-containing protein → MSGGLVALLDDIATLAKVTASSIDDVAANAVKASSKAVGVVIDDTAVTPQYVSGLSPARELPIIGKIARGSLINKLFIILPIALLLTWLAPQALPFLLIVGGAYLCFEGGEKVLEKLGWLPGHHEEHDEGGATSSEELEKSIVASATRTDLILSAEIMLVSMAGLSNETGIMRVAVLIAVAFFMTFFVYGLVALLVKADDFGLHLAKGALDPEDNRPGPVDNVGRTIVRVMPHIFSVIGVVGTVAMLWVGGHLVIANLAEVGVPVFHHVLEAAEHAVSGAGGFVTWLVETLLSGIFGVILGAVIAWIVVGASALVRRARTKA, encoded by the coding sequence ATGTCCGGTGGACTTGTCGCACTGCTCGACGATATCGCGACCCTCGCGAAGGTCACGGCCTCGTCGATCGACGACGTCGCGGCCAACGCGGTCAAGGCCTCCTCGAAGGCTGTAGGCGTCGTCATCGACGACACCGCGGTGACACCCCAGTACGTGTCGGGCCTGAGCCCGGCGCGCGAGCTGCCCATCATCGGCAAGATCGCGCGCGGCTCCCTCATCAACAAGCTGTTCATCATCCTGCCGATCGCTCTGCTGCTGACGTGGCTGGCTCCGCAGGCCCTCCCATTCCTGCTGATCGTAGGCGGCGCGTACCTGTGCTTCGAGGGCGGCGAGAAAGTCCTCGAGAAACTCGGCTGGCTGCCCGGCCACCACGAGGAGCACGACGAGGGTGGCGCCACCTCCAGCGAGGAACTCGAGAAGAGCATCGTCGCTTCGGCGACCCGCACCGACCTGATCCTCAGCGCCGAGATCATGCTCGTGTCCATGGCCGGCCTGTCCAACGAGACCGGCATCATGCGCGTCGCCGTCCTCATCGCGGTCGCGTTCTTCATGACGTTCTTCGTGTACGGCCTCGTCGCCCTGCTCGTGAAGGCGGACGACTTCGGCCTCCACCTCGCGAAGGGCGCACTGGATCCCGAGGACAACCGCCCCGGCCCCGTCGACAACGTCGGCCGCACGATCGTGCGCGTCATGCCGCACATCTTCAGCGTCATCGGTGTCGTCGGCACGGTCGCGATGCTGTGGGTCGGCGGCCACCTGGTCATCGCAAACCTCGCCGAGGTCGGTGTGCCCGTCTTCCACCACGTCCTCGAGGCCGCCGAGCACGCGGTGTCCGGCGCGGGCGGTTTCGTGACCTGGCTGGTCGAGACTCTCCTGTCCGGCATCTTCGGCGTCATCCTGGGTGCCGTCATCGCGTGGATCGTCGTGGGCGCTTCCGCGCTCGTGCGTCGGGCGCGCACGAAGGCCTGA
- a CDS encoding methyltransferase: MTTSVPVPALDRDLIGRLRADVIASTWTVENLQTLISEGALSALMRDSRLPALVELAGATDPAAVLTRFFILGLPERASALNEALPTLGARGLESLGLAATIDEAEAASALVMPRAGGAPKREPKDERDEASASKAPSLPTMRDPDEEVPEPEAEEDPWMRALFDLRPHAATLPGGDHEWWVASDLAEVQTGKPLSDDHVLGIGGATLTLLEMTVREHVDSALDVGCGCGIQALYLATHADRVVATDLSSRACALTQFNAALNEAVIDVREGSLFEPVEGETFDLIVTNPPFVITPDSVRGAAGLLEYRDGGMDRDNLIRAVLRGAPACMNEGGTLQMLANWEIPADRNPDTQWSWRVDSWLDGLPVDAWVVQRDVLDPARYVDMWIRDSGGQLMARADYERAFTSWLADFRRAGTGAIGMGFVALRRLDEAEAASGGKRAYDLSLDGHAPRGRDVAWALASLRAPELWDTALTRASDVREERHYVPGSPDPELLIMHQGGGLGRSVPVSSSVSAVVGASDGELTVGQIAAAVAMLTSVEVDDVRAEIEAPLRDLIRWGFLTY, from the coding sequence ATGACGACTTCCGTACCCGTCCCCGCCCTTGACCGCGACCTGATTGGGCGCCTGCGCGCCGACGTGATCGCCTCGACGTGGACCGTTGAGAATCTTCAGACCCTGATCAGTGAGGGCGCGCTGTCCGCCCTCATGCGTGACTCGCGACTGCCCGCCCTCGTCGAGCTCGCGGGCGCGACCGACCCCGCCGCGGTCCTCACGCGCTTCTTCATCCTCGGCCTGCCCGAGCGCGCCTCGGCCCTGAACGAGGCCCTCCCGACGCTGGGCGCACGCGGGCTGGAGTCCCTCGGCCTCGCGGCCACTATCGACGAGGCCGAGGCCGCCTCCGCGCTCGTCATGCCCCGTGCGGGCGGCGCGCCCAAGCGCGAACCCAAGGATGAGCGTGACGAGGCCTCGGCCTCGAAGGCGCCGAGTCTGCCGACGATGCGCGACCCCGACGAGGAGGTCCCCGAGCCCGAGGCCGAGGAAGACCCGTGGATGCGCGCCCTCTTCGACCTGCGCCCCCACGCGGCGACCCTGCCGGGCGGCGACCACGAGTGGTGGGTGGCCTCGGACCTGGCGGAGGTGCAGACCGGCAAGCCGCTGTCGGATGACCACGTGCTCGGCATTGGCGGCGCGACCCTGACGTTGCTGGAGATGACGGTGCGCGAACACGTCGACTCGGCCCTCGACGTGGGGTGCGGCTGCGGCATCCAGGCCCTCTACCTGGCGACGCACGCCGACCGCGTGGTGGCGACCGACCTGTCGTCGCGTGCGTGCGCGCTGACCCAGTTCAACGCGGCCCTCAACGAGGCTGTCATCGACGTGCGTGAGGGCTCCCTCTTCGAGCCCGTCGAGGGTGAGACCTTCGACCTCATCGTCACGAACCCGCCCTTCGTCATCACCCCGGACTCGGTGCGCGGCGCGGCCGGCCTGCTCGAGTACCGCGATGGCGGTATGGACCGCGACAACCTGATCCGCGCGGTCCTGCGCGGCGCGCCCGCGTGCATGAACGAGGGCGGCACCCTGCAGATGCTCGCCAACTGGGAGATTCCCGCCGATCGCAACCCGGACACGCAGTGGTCGTGGCGCGTGGATTCGTGGCTCGACGGCCTGCCGGTGGACGCGTGGGTCGTCCAGCGTGACGTCCTCGACCCCGCGCGCTACGTGGACATGTGGATCCGCGACTCGGGCGGCCAGCTCATGGCCCGCGCCGACTACGAGCGCGCCTTCACCTCGTGGCTGGCCGACTTCCGCCGCGCGGGCACGGGCGCGATCGGCATGGGCTTCGTGGCGCTGCGCAGGCTCGACGAGGCCGAGGCCGCCTCGGGCGGCAAGCGCGCCTACGACCTGTCTCTCGATGGGCACGCCCCGCGCGGGCGCGACGTTGCGTGGGCGCTGGCCTCCCTGCGTGCCCCGGAGCTGTGGGACACCGCGCTGACGCGCGCCTCGGACGTGCGCGAGGAGCGCCACTACGTGCCTGGCAGCCCCGACCCGGAGCTGCTCATCATGCACCAGGGTGGGGGACTGGGCCGGTCTGTGCCCGTCTCCTCGTCCGTGTCGGCGGTTGTGGGTGCCTCCGATGGTGAGCTGACGGTTGGGCAGATCGCGGCTGCCGTCGCGATGCTCACGTCCGTTGAGGTCGATGACGTCCGCGCCGAGATCGAGGCGCCCCTGCGCGACCTGATCCGCTGGGGATTCCTGACGTACTGA
- a CDS encoding SWIM zinc finger domain-containing protein yields the protein MDYELAYRYGAPSRLEEGGGLALATSGGSTPEGEAAHPFFFSGFMERPDVVAAGLLAVARVARTRFYVPPGMVVAPGGGLTRIGMLDPVVTSTAEGLRFESFSVCCGVYARLDVEASALDATHCAVGVTNVDVNQPLRAALASLRAGEPLHLGVGEEGLTATTLDEEVTEEKVPLSLRWLKGFAETQMLSSAMMPLHALNTAQARAFIRGLPRSSATGTVMWAGRAVRGLRLGTRPAPGAACVAGPERLRVFEPLLHLITSLEAYGPDVDAGSEPVASLWVARLPGARLSIGLSPAKSRGFSGEGAVLASLGDPRVEEDADMLSALLSFEPRIDTQLMAARSGLAPDRVAGGLALLASSGQVGFDVTEGAYFHRPLPVRPDALTAMHPRLAGARTLIERGAVTHEEGARFRVASGANRYRVEVPADPYAIGEYRCTCPWWMKHRGGRGPCKHVLAVSTLIKEDQ from the coding sequence ATGGACTACGAGCTGGCCTACCGATACGGTGCCCCCTCGCGCCTGGAAGAGGGCGGCGGCCTTGCGCTGGCGACCTCGGGAGGCTCGACCCCCGAGGGGGAGGCAGCGCATCCCTTTTTCTTTTCGGGCTTCATGGAGCGTCCCGACGTGGTGGCCGCCGGTCTGCTCGCGGTCGCACGTGTGGCGCGTACCCGCTTCTATGTGCCGCCGGGCATGGTCGTCGCGCCCGGCGGAGGCCTGACTCGTATCGGGATGCTCGACCCGGTCGTGACCAGCACGGCCGAGGGCCTGCGCTTCGAGTCCTTTAGCGTCTGCTGCGGCGTGTACGCGCGGCTCGACGTGGAGGCCTCGGCCCTGGACGCCACCCACTGCGCAGTCGGCGTGACCAACGTGGATGTTAATCAGCCGCTGCGTGCCGCCCTAGCGTCGCTGCGAGCTGGGGAGCCCCTGCACCTGGGTGTGGGCGAGGAGGGGCTGACGGCCACGACCCTGGACGAGGAGGTCACGGAAGAGAAGGTGCCGCTGTCCCTGCGCTGGCTCAAGGGATTCGCGGAGACACAGATGCTCTCCTCCGCGATGATGCCGCTGCATGCGTTGAATACCGCGCAGGCGCGCGCCTTCATCCGAGGCCTGCCCAGGTCCAGCGCGACGGGCACGGTCATGTGGGCGGGGCGGGCCGTGCGCGGTCTGCGTTTGGGGACCCGGCCTGCGCCGGGGGCCGCGTGCGTCGCCGGCCCCGAGCGCCTGCGCGTGTTCGAGCCGCTTCTTCATCTCATCACCTCGCTTGAGGCCTACGGGCCTGATGTGGATGCTGGCAGCGAGCCGGTCGCTTCCCTGTGGGTCGCCCGCCTGCCCGGCGCGCGCCTCTCCATTGGGCTCAGCCCCGCCAAGTCGCGCGGCTTCTCGGGGGAGGGTGCGGTCCTGGCGTCCCTGGGAGATCCGCGCGTCGAGGAGGACGCGGATATGCTGTCCGCCCTGCTCTCCTTCGAGCCGCGCATCGACACGCAGCTCATGGCCGCGCGCTCCGGACTGGCCCCCGACCGGGTGGCTGGCGGCCTGGCACTCCTGGCCTCGAGTGGTCAGGTTGGCTTCGACGTGACTGAGGGGGCCTACTTTCACCGTCCTCTGCCCGTGCGTCCCGACGCCCTCACCGCTATGCATCCGCGCCTGGCAGGGGCGCGCACGCTCATTGAACGCGGTGCGGTCACCCACGAGGAGGGGGCGCGCTTCCGTGTCGCCTCGGGCGCAAACCGCTACCGGGTGGAGGTGCCCGCCGACCCCTACGCCATCGGCGAGTACCGCTGCACGTGCCCGTGGTGGATGAAACATAGGGGTGGGCGGGGGCCATGCAAGCATGTCCTCGCCGTCTCCACGCTGATCAAGGAGGATCAATGA
- a CDS encoding DUF6493 family protein, protein MSQKSDPFRRPKTLDECADFWRLHLWTEGHPGEWTLDQVYARMLEINEGPPTAHDLDVSSRVTGAWLKGIGFLRLAELHGDLALDHDQRYLTALIGLEPGLQLPLMRADRELREELVWGMLRQEGNRGVSLSSSDRSASMGSEQTPGWSRTFEASVNEGLIERDRLLDALLEMLAADLPSARAGWYSRTLRLLAMTIDEAEARQPTLCALMSSPVGATVTLAVGHLSALARAGRLDLELFARSCEGALMGSKANALAALTILRGGLEVLSPGGIEPLLAIAMSFPHAQVQALAIELASDALRSGLLDSAALGRLLSDAELDPLVVATLDLLDPGHTANGQPDPGPVPEEGSGGQAPAAFLPPPREVNDLVPMSADDVVGRVGVLAQGAQMGLEYEALLAFLASPEYDPSALESLRPLVRRLTTRRFGYERMLGTLLQIALNGGGEGAESPLAAGTAWLESENMPTLMRERIIEVAGLLARGQRYRLLATPTDDRGAVNPLTLVRRALDNGGATPLPADLTQALLRVDTEHPDCAAALVLVDEREADLPASAVARIRLALQGVVRRRAEGYLSSLSVTWEGRPSYESGKPKVARDGSPIYAFFFPRIVGVDTGATGPELSALADIASASGDFTAHRYLYPASVRHFAVCLLASQWYVLDHTQLTCECYRALCEHGGRWDSLSAQLLGQAMGEREVESRALGVEALAALVARGDLAFDQVVSGFEAVAHTVKLNRWAQAFGDLGDVDPRLALDLALTLLPGLERGRTGIGQLLGVVTAQYARAQAEGWAPPLGEECIGWLGLFRGSSQAAKYARTLKEMGQ, encoded by the coding sequence ATGAGTCAGAAGTCGGATCCGTTCCGGCGGCCAAAAACGCTGGATGAATGTGCGGACTTTTGGAGACTGCACCTGTGGACCGAGGGCCACCCAGGCGAGTGGACACTCGATCAGGTCTACGCGCGCATGCTCGAGATTAACGAGGGCCCGCCCACGGCCCATGACCTGGACGTCAGCTCCAGGGTCACCGGTGCTTGGCTCAAGGGGATCGGATTCTTGCGCCTGGCCGAACTGCACGGCGACCTGGCCCTCGACCACGATCAGCGGTACCTGACGGCGCTCATCGGCCTCGAACCCGGACTGCAGCTGCCCCTCATGCGTGCCGATCGGGAGCTGCGCGAGGAGCTGGTGTGGGGGATGCTGCGCCAGGAAGGTAACCGCGGCGTGTCGCTGTCCTCCTCCGACCGTTCTGCCTCGATGGGCTCGGAGCAAACGCCCGGCTGGTCGCGCACGTTCGAAGCGAGCGTCAATGAGGGGCTCATCGAACGTGATCGTCTGCTTGACGCCCTCCTGGAGATGCTGGCGGCCGACCTGCCCTCGGCACGTGCCGGGTGGTATTCGCGCACCCTGCGCCTGCTCGCCATGACCATTGACGAGGCCGAGGCGCGGCAGCCGACTCTGTGTGCCCTCATGTCGTCTCCCGTCGGGGCAACCGTGACCCTGGCGGTCGGGCACCTGTCCGCCCTCGCCAGGGCTGGTCGCCTCGACCTGGAGCTGTTTGCGCGCAGCTGCGAGGGAGCGCTCATGGGGTCGAAGGCCAACGCACTCGCAGCCTTGACAATCCTGCGCGGTGGTCTCGAGGTCCTGAGTCCCGGCGGCATCGAACCCCTGTTGGCGATCGCGATGTCTTTCCCGCATGCGCAGGTGCAGGCTCTGGCCATCGAGCTGGCGAGTGACGCGCTGCGATCGGGCCTCCTCGACTCCGCAGCGCTCGGCCGACTCCTGTCGGATGCGGAGTTGGACCCGCTCGTCGTCGCCACGCTCGACCTCCTCGACCCGGGGCACACGGCGAATGGCCAGCCTGACCCCGGACCCGTCCCCGAGGAAGGTAGCGGTGGGCAGGCTCCCGCCGCCTTCTTGCCGCCTCCCCGTGAGGTGAACGACCTGGTTCCCATGAGCGCCGACGACGTGGTTGGTCGGGTCGGTGTCCTGGCGCAGGGCGCGCAGATGGGGCTCGAGTATGAGGCGCTGCTCGCGTTCCTGGCATCCCCCGAGTACGACCCGAGTGCGCTGGAATCGTTGCGCCCGCTTGTGCGGCGCCTGACCACGCGCAGGTTTGGGTACGAGCGCATGCTCGGAACTCTCCTGCAGATAGCCCTCAATGGGGGAGGGGAGGGTGCTGAGAGCCCGCTGGCCGCTGGCACCGCCTGGTTGGAATCGGAGAACATGCCCACCCTCATGCGAGAGCGCATCATCGAGGTCGCGGGTCTGCTCGCACGCGGGCAGCGCTACCGCCTCCTGGCCACGCCCACCGACGACCGGGGAGCCGTGAATCCCCTGACGCTCGTGCGCCGTGCCCTGGACAACGGGGGCGCGACACCCCTTCCAGCCGACCTCACCCAGGCGCTGCTGCGCGTGGACACCGAGCATCCGGACTGCGCGGCCGCGCTCGTGCTCGTGGACGAGCGGGAGGCGGACCTGCCCGCCTCCGCCGTCGCCCGCATTCGCCTCGCCCTTCAAGGGGTGGTGCGCAGACGTGCCGAGGGCTACCTGTCCTCACTCTCCGTGACGTGGGAGGGGCGTCCCTCCTATGAGTCCGGGAAGCCCAAGGTCGCGCGAGACGGCTCGCCGATCTACGCATTTTTCTTCCCTCGCATCGTCGGCGTGGACACAGGTGCGACAGGACCCGAGCTGAGCGCGCTCGCGGATATTGCGAGTGCTTCGGGCGATTTTACTGCCCACCGCTATCTCTACCCCGCGTCGGTGCGCCACTTCGCCGTCTGCCTGCTTGCCTCTCAGTGGTACGTGCTTGACCACACCCAGCTGACCTGTGAGTGCTACAGGGCCCTGTGCGAGCACGGCGGGCGCTGGGATTCGCTGTCCGCCCAGCTCCTTGGGCAGGCGATGGGCGAGCGCGAGGTCGAGTCGCGCGCGCTCGGCGTCGAGGCCCTGGCCGCCTTGGTGGCGCGCGGTGACCTCGCCTTCGACCAGGTTGTGTCTGGTTTCGAGGCCGTGGCGCACACCGTGAAACTGAACCGGTGGGCGCAGGCCTTCGGGGATCTGGGGGACGTGGACCCCCGCCTCGCGCTGGATCTGGCGCTCACGCTGCTGCCCGGGCTCGAGCGAGGGCGCACGGGCATCGGGCAGTTGCTGGGCGTCGTTACTGCACAGTACGCACGGGCGCAGGCCGAGGGATGGGCGCCGCCGCTCGGCGAGGAGTGTATCGGCTGGCTCGGCCTTTTCCGAGGGTCCTCACAGGCGGCCAAGTATGCGCGCACGCTGAAGGAGATGGGCCAATGA
- a CDS encoding DUF6493 family protein, giving the protein MTTPMTLAERRAALKRLLAAGERTIDAYERVLEGASEKDRRSLFKSVPFVRLVPPAAERAEAVPEDTVCMCAFLRAALAGSDDAGDDYGVRWSGRSGGDPREGADLDRLLAAHRCGAAGRSSKWLEEAAGSPGGIGFWHTYRSLLAERGAYLTSAPSLEYFARRIIPAPHPTSDETRLFFEKNPTFLDHEFWQLFRVEGALPGSALFVWMYREDPSAPGGDFERLHSQDLICYMATHLPHLRPRILSECLAAHRRDFSAYNSRAFSLAWEALEPTREEKLEAASDLIALLGVQPSQTVTLAQKALLGLVGELTVEQVGALVQVSAQVLARTEKKLLRAHLRLLAALVKARPGCATAVSDVVAEAEFPLDLRDRAATLVVAPDTSGDSVDEAGAGPAGTATSDASTQGSEPGGGTQASWTFPDTPAADLPRTSRTAELPDDNDAVVAALHALFEDAAAGAALPALLMRISGEGIELTEADKALLAAYWKSAPNWKGANQLSYLASRLLRDVEVKDAPEAGHFRGYRRKGSEWEQHRGPVQLLHEQLRVALRDKPYDKPNGQDMYRFDPILTAPLEPIHPQWERQIIRAAYQKPVRVVRGEYKKTDDMHETWVIPGQSPATGADSLTQALTNVAGVAPEFTGRLLESGDYRSSGVAYAWAAWALQHNPDILAAHAMPVLQGAFFKFPQVITAFEVIVRALGQGWRAPGAPTYSALAWASTAAQANYRAITAEAIAGLADTGRFDPAAMAEEIGYLMRNGWFGPGRVTQTLSDCASVSALAGYRVAQTITAVLPALAGVRGANGMVEVLVALAGDYGMRVSVPDEMRPKMKGSSAMAKALRALDALPDAPTDLACEAAEALDAVRVRQG; this is encoded by the coding sequence ATGACCACCCCCATGACACTGGCCGAGCGCCGCGCGGCCCTCAAACGCCTCCTCGCCGCCGGGGAGAGGACAATCGACGCCTACGAGCGGGTGTTGGAGGGGGCCTCAGAGAAGGATCGGCGCTCCCTCTTCAAGTCCGTGCCCTTTGTGCGCCTCGTCCCGCCAGCCGCCGAGCGGGCGGAAGCCGTCCCCGAGGACACGGTGTGCATGTGCGCGTTCCTGCGCGCAGCCCTGGCCGGGAGCGATGACGCCGGCGACGACTACGGAGTTCGTTGGTCGGGCCGCAGCGGAGGCGATCCTCGCGAGGGAGCGGACCTGGATCGGCTGCTCGCCGCCCACAGGTGCGGCGCGGCCGGGCGGAGCAGCAAGTGGCTCGAGGAGGCAGCCGGGAGTCCCGGAGGCATTGGCTTCTGGCACACCTACCGCTCCCTCCTGGCCGAGCGTGGAGCGTACCTGACGTCTGCGCCCTCCCTGGAGTACTTCGCGCGCAGGATCATTCCCGCACCCCACCCCACTTCGGATGAGACTCGACTCTTCTTCGAGAAGAACCCGACCTTCCTCGACCACGAGTTCTGGCAGCTCTTCCGCGTCGAGGGTGCCCTGCCCGGCTCGGCGCTCTTCGTGTGGATGTACCGCGAGGACCCCTCTGCGCCCGGCGGTGACTTCGAGCGCCTACACAGCCAGGATCTCATCTGCTACATGGCGACGCACCTACCGCATCTGCGGCCCCGCATCCTGTCCGAATGTCTGGCCGCGCATCGGCGCGACTTTTCCGCATACAACAGTCGTGCCTTCTCGCTGGCCTGGGAGGCGCTTGAACCCACGCGCGAGGAAAAGCTCGAGGCAGCCTCGGACCTCATCGCCCTGCTTGGGGTCCAGCCCTCGCAGACGGTCACGCTGGCGCAGAAGGCTCTCCTTGGCCTCGTCGGGGAGCTCACGGTAGAGCAGGTGGGCGCGCTCGTACAGGTCAGCGCTCAGGTCCTTGCCCGCACCGAAAAGAAGCTGCTGCGCGCTCACCTGCGCCTGCTTGCCGCCCTCGTCAAGGCCCGTCCCGGGTGCGCGACCGCCGTCAGTGACGTGGTCGCTGAGGCTGAGTTCCCCCTCGACCTGCGAGATCGCGCCGCCACGCTCGTCGTGGCCCCTGATACTTCCGGAGACTCCGTGGACGAGGCCGGGGCCGGGCCTGCGGGGACGGCCACCTCCGACGCGAGCACCCAGGGAAGCGAACCCGGGGGAGGGACCCAGGCCTCGTGGACGTTCCCGGACACGCCCGCCGCGGACCTACCGCGCACCTCGCGCACCGCTGAGCTGCCCGACGATAACGACGCGGTCGTCGCTGCGTTGCACGCCCTCTTTGAGGACGCGGCCGCGGGCGCCGCCCTGCCCGCGCTCCTGATGCGCATCAGTGGCGAGGGCATCGAGCTGACGGAGGCCGACAAGGCGCTGCTCGCCGCGTACTGGAAGAGCGCGCCCAACTGGAAGGGCGCCAACCAGCTGTCCTACCTGGCCTCACGGCTCCTGCGCGACGTGGAGGTGAAGGACGCACCCGAGGCAGGTCACTTCCGCGGCTACCGGCGCAAGGGCAGCGAATGGGAGCAACACCGCGGCCCAGTCCAGCTCCTGCACGAACAGCTGCGCGTCGCATTGCGCGACAAGCCCTACGACAAGCCGAACGGTCAGGACATGTACCGCTTCGACCCCATCCTGACCGCACCGCTGGAACCGATCCACCCGCAGTGGGAACGTCAGATCATTCGAGCCGCCTACCAGAAGCCCGTCAGGGTTGTGCGCGGTGAGTACAAGAAGACCGACGACATGCATGAGACGTGGGTGATCCCCGGGCAGAGCCCGGCCACGGGTGCCGACTCGCTCACCCAGGCCCTCACCAACGTCGCCGGCGTCGCCCCCGAGTTCACCGGGCGCCTCCTGGAATCGGGGGACTACCGGTCGAGCGGCGTCGCCTACGCGTGGGCGGCCTGGGCGCTCCAGCACAACCCGGACATTCTGGCCGCCCACGCGATGCCCGTCCTCCAGGGTGCGTTCTTCAAGTTCCCGCAGGTCATCACCGCCTTCGAGGTGATAGTGCGCGCACTGGGACAGGGATGGCGGGCGCCGGGCGCGCCCACCTACTCGGCCCTGGCGTGGGCATCCACCGCCGCCCAGGCCAACTACCGGGCGATCACCGCCGAGGCTATCGCGGGTCTCGCCGATACCGGCCGCTTCGACCCCGCCGCCATGGCCGAGGAGATCGGCTACCTGATGCGCAACGGGTGGTTCGGGCCCGGGAGGGTCACCCAGACACTCAGCGACTGCGCGTCCGTCTCTGCCCTGGCCGGGTATCGCGTCGCCCAGACGATCACCGCCGTGCTGCCCGCGCTGGCCGGTGTCAGAGGAGCAAATGGCATGGTCGAGGTGCTGGTGGCGCTCGCGGGCGACTACGGCATGAGGGTGAGCGTCCCCGATGAGATGCGCCCCAAGATGAAAGGATCAAGCGCGATGGCTAAGGCGCTGCGCGCGCTTGACGCGCTGCCTGATGCCCCGACTGATCTCGCGTGCGAGGCGGCTGAGGCACTCGATGCAGTCCGAGTGCGGCAGGGGTAG
- a CDS encoding Txe/YoeB family addiction module toxin, which produces MHITWDEEAWNDYIWWQFEDRKTLKRINALIKDIQRNGNEGIGKPEPLRYEFSGYWSRRIDSRHRLIYQISDDGKALWIISCRFHYGQ; this is translated from the coding sequence ATGCACATCACGTGGGACGAGGAAGCCTGGAACGACTACATCTGGTGGCAGTTCGAGGATCGCAAGACCCTCAAGCGCATTAACGCCCTCATCAAGGACATCCAGCGCAACGGGAACGAGGGGATCGGCAAACCTGAACCTCTTCGCTACGAGTTCTCGGGGTACTGGTCACGCCGAATCGACTCACGGCACCGCCTGATCTACCAGATCAGCGACGACGGCAAAGCCCTCTGGATCATTTCCTGCCGCTTCCACTACGGCCAGTAG
- a CDS encoding type II toxin-antitoxin system Phd/YefM family antitoxin yields MKTMTYTESRARYAEVLDQVVNDREEIVITRQGHESAVIIALDEYESLMETVYLMQSPANARHLRKSIARHRAGEGVVHDLIELDED; encoded by the coding sequence ATGAAGACCATGACCTACACCGAGTCGCGCGCACGCTACGCCGAGGTCCTCGACCAGGTCGTCAACGACCGCGAGGAAATCGTCATCACCCGACAGGGCCACGAGAGCGCCGTCATCATCGCCCTCGACGAGTACGAGTCCCTCATGGAGACCGTCTACCTCATGCAGTCCCCCGCGAACGCCCGCCACCTGCGCAAATCGATCGCACGTCACCGCGCTGGCGAGGGCGTCGTCCATGACCTCATTGAGCTCGACGAGGACTGA